The genomic window ATGAAAGCCGGCATCATCGAGTTGACGCACCGCCGCGTTCGACGCCGCGTGGGGCGTCACATCGACGCCGTTCGCGACGCCTGGAGATGGTCGGAAACAACCCGCCCACTCCGCATGGTGGTCGAGAACTGGGACGTCCTCCTCGTGCCCGGGGAAGCCACGGCCGAGGCTGCTGACGGTACGCCGTAGCGGCCGCGCGGTGCGCCCCCGAGGTTCTCATCTCGGGGGAGACCCCGCGGGACAGTGCCCATCCCTCGGGGTGAGCACCACGCCGCGGATCAGGTGGATTTCGACGACGACTGGTCGATGCCCGCGTCGCTGAACGGCTCCGCTGCGAGTCCGGAACTCGCGGCGCGCGAGTAGAACTCCGCCACGATGTCCAGCACGCGCGGCCAGCGGTACCGCTCCGCTGTCTCGAGACCGCCCTGCCGGAGACGTTCCCGTTCCTCCGGATCGGACCGGAGACGGTCGATAGCTGCCACGAGGGCATCGTCGTCGTCCTGCCCGACGACGATGCAGTTCTCGCCGTCGATGCAGAAATCGCGGTTACCGTGAGAATCCGTGGTGATGACGGGGCACCCGGCCGCCATCGCTTCGAGGACCGGGAGGCAGAAACCCTCATGGCGCGAGGTCTGAACGAACATGGTCGCCGTGTTGTAAAGCTCGTTCACATGGGGATCCAGCGGGCGGACGACGTACTCCGTCCGCTCGTCCTCGAGGATGTCGGGCTCCGTGCCGAACATCAGCAGCCGGGGGCGGCGCTCCCCCATCGCCCGCCACGCGCGAGCGGTCATGGCGAAGTTCTTCTGGAAGAACGACCGCCCGATAGCCAGCACCGTGTCCTCCTCGCGAGGGACTTCGGCGAGCTGATGGAAGACCGTCTCGTCATAACCGTGAGGCACGAGCGTCGCCGTCATGCCGATCTGCTCCAGCTCGCCGACCTGGTAGCTCGCCTCCGTGATGCCGAGGAACTCGCTCCGATAGCCCGCGACGACGGCTGCCTGGACGACCTGGTCGTCGGGGAAGAACCACGTCTCGAACTCCTGGATGAGATAGACGGGGAGGCCATGGTTGACCGATCCCAACCACACGATCTCGGCCGTCTCCCACCACGTCGCCACCTTGATGGCATCGGCATTGCGCAGGGAGAGCAGGAGATCGCCGTAACTGTCGAAGGTGCGGACGGGGACGTGGAGTTCGAACCAGGTGGGAGCCGTCTGCAACGACCAGATCTCGACGTCCATTCCCCGCTCGGCCAACCCGTTGGCGATCTGGAAAACCGCGCGGATCCCGCCGCTGATCGATGTGGCCGTCAGGACGAAGATCACCCGGACCCGCTCACCGTCCTCCGACACCGTACGCCGCATGAGCCACTCGCGAGCATCTGAGCTCACGGACAAGCTCGGGAGTGCTCTCACATCGAAGACGACGGGGCTGAAGCACAGGGTGCGGATGTTGCCCGCCCAGCCCTTACGCACGAGCTCCGCGACCTGAACGTCGAGCCGCGTACCGGACAGGTGGCGGGTGGGGACGTCTACACGGTCGAGCGCGAAGGAGGTCGCGTAGAAGCCATGGGCGGGGGCGGTAAGCACGTAGCGCGGAATGGAGTCCTGGCCGTAGTCCTTCACGCTGCTCGGACTCGGAACGTACTCGCCCTTGCGCCGATCGAACTGGAACCCGCTCGTGACCACACCGTCGACGCGGTAGGCGGGAGTGACGAAGCCGGTCTCTTTCTCCGGCTGGTACTCATGGGCTGCGAATTGCAGATGCATGAGCTCGGCGATCTCGGGAAGAGGTTGACCGGCGTCGAGCAGGAGGAGATCCCACCTGCGCCGTCGCCCGTGCATGTAGGCCAGAACCTCCGTCAGGTCGAACTCCGCCGCTCCCCGCACGCCGGTGCGGGTCCAGGTCTCGGCGGACAGGCTGCGCGTGAAGGGAACCGCCGCATCACCTACGAGGAAGTGAACGTTCATGCGGCCCGCGGTACGCGTCATCCACGCGCCCAGGGAAGGCGACGGGGTGCCGTACAGGGCGATCACCAGCTGGGGGCGGAAGATCGTGTACCAGCCTGCGGCACGTTGCGAGGTCAGAGCGGTGGAGATGCCGTTCGGAAACGTCAGCCCCTCAACGGCTCGCCATTGACCGAGCGCACGACGGCGTACGCGGAAGGCCCGAGGACCGAGCTCGACCAGGAGCGAGGCTTGGAACAGCGCCGCCGATACGCGCTCGATGAGGCGCGCGAGACGACGAGACACCGCGCGAGGCAACCGATCCAACATTCACGATCCTTTCGACCACAGACCACCCAAGTTTAGGTGGCATTGCGTGACGTCCCCGTCCCGGCCCCGGCGTCCCTCGTCCGGGACGGTCAGTACGCGGGGCCGATCTTCAGCAGAGCCAACGCTTCGCGACTGATGGTGAGGACGCGCGGCGAGGGTGTGCCCGCGACCTTCTGGAGCTGCGGCACGGAGGTGACATGGCGGTATGCGCCCCCCACGGCGTAGAAGATCCGCGTGTCATCGGCGGGGCGGATGAAAACCAAACCAGCACCCTCGGTCGTCACGGCCAGCGCGGAGCATGTGGACGGGTCGAGCGACGCGACGACGAAACCCTCGGCCGCCGCGGCAGTTGCGGGCCGCAGGGACCCCGAAGCCGCATAGAAGTTGCTCCCGCCGCACGAGACGAAGGGCTCCAGGTTGCCGATCTGCGGCCAGTTGAAAGCGGCCGAGGTGGGGACATTCGTGCTGAAGACGCCGGAGGGGAGGCCGAGTTCGGCAGCACGCGTCCAGGAGGGCAGATAGAAGAGACGACCGTCGCCCGTAGGCAGCCACACACGACTGTCACCGGCGAACATGATGAATTGGCCGTTCGCGAAACGGGTCTGCGTCGACACGCGGTAACGCGCCACGACCGAACCCGGGAGGAGAGCCGCATACGGCACGGTGCCGAGGTTGTACGTCGCGGCGACCGCGTCGTCATACATCGGCTGCATCTCGGAGCCGGCCATCCGGTAGACCGTCGCCGCCGAGTCGGTTCGTCCGAAAGGACTCATCGGCTTGCCCACGCTCAGGGACGCGAGGTCGGCGCCCGTCACGTCGATGATGAGATTCTGGCAATTCCCGCCCCAGAGGGCGATGAGCTCGCAGCTGTCGAAGTAGTGCAGCTCCCGCGAATCAAGGTAGTAGACGGCGCCTGTGGTCGAGTTGCGCACGTAGAGGCTCGCATCGCCGCCGTCCGCGAAACGGTCGAGGTACCCACGTGTCACTGCCGACGGATCGCCGAATGCCGCTTGCCACTGCGCCCACGCGTGGGGCGGCATGTGGTACCGACGGTTGCCGGACACGAGATAGATGTCGTTGGCCACGGAAACGATCCGGTGGTTCTGCTCGCGCGTCGATCCGAACCAGTCGGTGAAGGTGCGCCAGAAGTTGCGATTGCCGTAGGCCGAGCATCCGTCGCCCGTGCCGTAGAGGTTGTTCAGGGCCGCCTGGTTGGGTACGTAGGGGGTGTAGATGTAAAGGCCGGCGGTTGCGGCATTCTCGATGTACACGCGCTGCGTGCCGCACCCGCCATCGGGGTTGTACAGGATGTTGTTCCACCGACCGGACTGGTAACCCCACCACGTCGGATTGAGACGGTAGACCTCGAACTGACGCGCCGCGTAGTAGACCTGGTAGAAGAAACCGGCGGTCGCCTTGTCGCACGGGGCCGTGTCCGGGCATCCTTGGCCGGTCGCCGCGGAGTAGTTCCACGACGACGGAGCCGTCGAGGTGATGAGACCCTGCTCCTTCTGCAGCAGAACCAGAAGCGCCTTCTGGCTGATGCCGCAGGAGCGAGCGACCTTGTCGATGATGGTCGAGGCGCTCTCGTTCGCCGCACCGGAGTAGCCATTGCAGTACTTGTCGGCGGGCCTGTTGTCCGTGTTCTGCCGGTAATCCTTGACGCAGGTGTACCCCGACTGGCAGTTGCGCACCTGGCGTTCCATGAAAGCCTGGATTTCGGGGGAACCCATGGCGTTGCCGTCGTAGAAGACGGAATCGTCGATGATGTTGCCCGGGTTCCAGTCCGCGGCAGTGGCTGCCGCGGCGGAATGCACGGGGGCGATCGTGGCGGGGAGCGCGAGAGGGGCGGCCACGAGCAGAGCGAGCGCGCAAGCCCAGACCGCGATCATCGCCGCGAGGCGGCGGCGGGTGGGACGGATCACGAGGTCGGCTCGACCGTCGTCACCGCGGACGTGGCCGACGTGGTGCGCGACGAGTAGGTGACCTGGAAAGCCGGGTCGGTCGCGTCTCCGACGGCGATGGACATGAGACCGCAGTAGGTCACGTCCTTCCCTTCGTTCGCAGTGAAGTCGACCTTCGCCCCCGAAGACACCAGGGTGAGCGTGCACGTCCCACCCGACTCGGAGACCCCCGGCACCATTGCTGAGACCTCGAGGGTGCCGTCGCGGACCTCGGAAGTGATGATCAGAATCTGGCCGTTGTACGGAGCGTCCGTCGCTGCGGATCCCCCGTCAGTCGGGGTCGGCGAGGGCGTGCGGGTGGCCTCGGGCGACGTCGTGGGCGAGGCGGTCGACGCCGACGCGGTCTGACTCGGGGTGGGGGTTGCGGAGCCGGCAGCCCCGGCGCATCCGGAGAACGACAGAGCCCCGGCCAGGAGCAGCACGGGCAGCACGACGCGCGTGCGCCGGAGGGAGGACGGTACGGCAGCGTCGAAGGCGTTCTTCACGGCAACATTATGCGTGTGCGGGCGCAGACTCGCCTCCACCCACGCCGCAAGACACCAGGTCGTTACCGACGGACGACCCTGCGCCGCAGACGCCGCAATCGCGACCACAGCGGCTGATGCGCGTCGAGTTCCCGCCGGAGGTCGTCCCGTATCTCCTCGCGCATCCGGGCCGCGGTCTGTTGCAGACGCTCGTCGAGGTGCGCGGTGAGCTCCGTGTGCAGGGCAGCGAGGTACAACGGCAGCCCATCCCCCTCCCGCCCGATCCACTCCGCAAGTGCCCGGTCGCGCACCCGTGCATCGTCGGCGGCGTGCGCCTCGGTGAGCGCGAACATGCTGTTGGCGTCGAGACCGGCGGCATCCGGTCTCTGCGTCCAGAAAGCGAGCGGTTCTCCCGGGAGGAAGCCGATCCCGCCGTGCCGGAGGATCCGAAGATAGAGGTCCCAGTCCTCGACGGCGTCGAGGGATTCGTCGTACCAACCGATCTCGTCGTGGATCGACCGCCGGTAGAGCACGGAGATGGGGACGGCTCGATTGACGCTGAGCATCTCGGTCAGAGAGATGCGTTGCATGCCCGCCCAGAACGGTGCGCGCCCGACCTCGACCCACGCCCCGCCGCGCTTCTCTTCGTAGACGATCTCGGTCGGCACGGCGACGGCCGCGTCAGAGGTCGTCGCGTCGAGCCACGAGACGGTTCGGGCGAGGAATTCGGGATGCCAGCGGTCGTCGTCGTCATGAAGCACGACGTACTCGGTACCGGCTTCGCGAACGCCTCGATTCGCGGCGACGCAGCGCCCTCCCTCACCGTCGACGATGTGGAGGACGGAGACCTTGAATGCGGCCTCCGCGACGATCGCCTCGACCTCGGCGGGGTCTCCCCCGTCGTTCACCACGATGACCCGGTGGTCGGCGTAGGTCTGCGTGCCGATGTCGCTGAGCGCCCGACGGAGGAAGTCCGGCCGCCGCCGGGTACGGACGACGATCCCGACGCGCGCTGTCATGCTGTCGAGCATAGGGGCGCCCACCTCACAGCTCCGCGTGCAGCGCCCACACCCGGTCGGCCGAGGCCCCCCAGGCGAATCCCTTGGCGCGGTCACCGGCCAGCACGCGCAGGCGATCGGCGTCCTCCCCCAGGGCTCGCGAGAGCGCCGCACCGAGCTCGTCGACCGGGGCGAAGGCCGCGGCATCCGCCAGCACCTCGTGGAGCACGGGGGTGTCGACCGCCGCGATCGGCAGCCCCACCGCGAGCGCGTCGACCGCGCGCCACGGCCAGTCCGCACGCGCGGACGAGGCCACGAACGCCGCCGCGTGCGAGAGCACGGCCGCCCGATCCCAGCGGTCGAGCGCGCCGCGGGCGTGCACGCGCCCCTCGGCGAGCCCCGCGGCGGCGGCGAGGTCGATCACGGCGGGCTCGTCGCCCTCGGGCACGTCGAGGACGACGACGTCGCCCTCCCATCCCGAGGCGACGACGGCGGCGAACGCACCCCCGAGGGCGTCGGAGGCCGCACTCCCCCCGGCCGCAGCGACGAAGGTTTGCGGCAGGCCGAGGGCCCGCAAGCGGCCCACGGCATCCGACGGCACACGCATCCCCGCGGCCGGAGCCCCGCCGATCACACGCAGCTTCTTGACGAGCTTGGGCTTGGCCACCTCGGCGAGACGCTCGGCCATCGCGTGCGTGGGCACGATCACCGCGTCCGCGTGCTTGGTCACGCGCGACAGCAACGCGCGGCCGGCCAGGACCTCGGCCTTGGGCAGTTCCTCGGGGGTCTCCCACGCGCGCAGGTCCCACAGGGTCACCACGATCTGGTGCGTCTCGTTGACGCGGTCGTGGCGCACGAGAGGTGCGAGCGGGGTAGGCGAGTGGATGAGTCCCTTACCGATTCCGGGGGCGACGCCGAGCTGCCAGGATGCCGCGAGCTCGCGGCGACGCATCGACAGACGCGTCTCGGAGCTGAGGCCGGCGATGGCCTCGCCGTCGGAGATCCCGGGCGAGGGAACGATCGCGCCGACGTCGCACCCGCGCGGGGCGGTGGCGATGAGGGCCTCGGTCAGTGAGGCCGAGGCTTCGGCGAGGTCGCGGGAGGTCGGGGCGACGAGCTGATCCAGCACGACGCGCAGGGTCACGGTCACGAGGAGGGCGCCTCCGTCTCGGTCGGCGGGTGCAGTTTGTCGTGCACCATCTGCTGCACCTGGGCGTAGTCGGGGTCGAACTCGTCGACACCACCCGCCGGGGTCAGCTCGAGCGTGCCGACCGGCTGGCCCTTCGCCTCGAGGGCGAGGTTCACCAGGGTCGGGGCGATGAGCCCCTGCGGCAGGTCGGTCTCGACGATGTTGGTTCCGGCGGTGGCCAC from Microbacterium testaceum includes these protein-coding regions:
- a CDS encoding glycosyl transferase, which translates into the protein MTVTLRVVLDQLVAPTSRDLAEASASLTEALIATAPRGCDVGAIVPSPGISDGEAIAGLSSETRLSMRRRELAASWQLGVAPGIGKGLIHSPTPLAPLVRHDRVNETHQIVVTLWDLRAWETPEELPKAEVLAGRALLSRVTKHADAVIVPTHAMAERLAEVAKPKLVKKLRVIGGAPAAGMRVPSDAVGRLRALGLPQTFVAAAGGSAASDALGGAFAAVVASGWEGDVVVLDVPEGDEPAVIDLAAAAGLAEGRVHARGALDRWDRAAVLSHAAAFVASSARADWPWRAVDALAVGLPIAAVDTPVLHEVLADAAAFAPVDELGAALSRALGEDADRLRVLAGDRAKGFAWGASADRVWALHAEL
- a CDS encoding glycosyltransferase family 4 protein; this encodes MSRRLARLIERVSAALFQASLLVELGPRAFRVRRRALGQWRAVEGLTFPNGISTALTSQRAAGWYTIFRPQLVIALYGTPSPSLGAWMTRTAGRMNVHFLVGDAAVPFTRSLSAETWTRTGVRGAAEFDLTEVLAYMHGRRRRWDLLLLDAGQPLPEIAELMHLQFAAHEYQPEKETGFVTPAYRVDGVVTSGFQFDRRKGEYVPSPSSVKDYGQDSIPRYVLTAPAHGFYATSFALDRVDVPTRHLSGTRLDVQVAELVRKGWAGNIRTLCFSPVVFDVRALPSLSVSSDAREWLMRRTVSEDGERVRVIFVLTATSISGGIRAVFQIANGLAERGMDVEIWSLQTAPTWFELHVPVRTFDSYGDLLLSLRNADAIKVATWWETAEIVWLGSVNHGLPVYLIQEFETWFFPDDQVVQAAVVAGYRSEFLGITEASYQVGELEQIGMTATLVPHGYDETVFHQLAEVPREEDTVLAIGRSFFQKNFAMTARAWRAMGERRPRLLMFGTEPDILEDERTEYVVRPLDPHVNELYNTATMFVQTSRHEGFCLPVLEAMAAGCPVITTDSHGNRDFCIDGENCIVVGQDDDDALVAAIDRLRSDPEERERLRQGGLETAERYRWPRVLDIVAEFYSRAASSGLAAEPFSDAGIDQSSSKST
- a CDS encoding glycosyltransferase family 2 protein, with translation MTARVGIVVRTRRRPDFLRRALSDIGTQTYADHRVIVVNDGGDPAEVEAIVAEAAFKVSVLHIVDGEGGRCVAANRGVREAGTEYVVLHDDDDRWHPEFLARTVSWLDATTSDAAVAVPTEIVYEEKRGGAWVEVGRAPFWAGMQRISLTEMLSVNRAVPISVLYRRSIHDEIGWYDESLDAVEDWDLYLRILRHGGIGFLPGEPLAFWTQRPDAAGLDANSMFALTEAHAADDARVRDRALAEWIGREGDGLPLYLAALHTELTAHLDERLQQTAARMREEIRDDLRRELDAHQPLWSRLRRLRRRVVRR